In the Ignavibacteria bacterium genome, one interval contains:
- the scpB gene encoding SMC-Scp complex subunit ScpB, which yields MEKIYNSIIEALIFASDESITASELIKAIKEIDGEDVSLSAGDIDKCIDELNEKYNSQELSFNITKVANGYLFATKPEFGKYVGFLSTEKSKRRLSQAALETLAIIAYKQPITKPELEAIRGVNSDYILNMLLEKNLITITGRSESIGRPLLYGTTDEFLKYFGLFNISDLPKPREIEEIMKDQDFIEQKQKIMMNAIEENLENSVREPDNDDETE from the coding sequence ATGGAGAAAATTTATAATTCAATAATTGAAGCGCTGATATTTGCCTCGGATGAGTCTATTACCGCCTCCGAGCTTATAAAAGCCATTAAGGAAATTGACGGCGAGGACGTCTCCTTATCAGCCGGTGATATTGATAAATGCATTGATGAATTAAACGAAAAGTATAATTCTCAGGAGCTTTCTTTCAATATTACAAAAGTTGCCAACGGCTATCTTTTTGCCACTAAACCTGAGTTCGGCAAGTACGTCGGATTCCTTTCAACTGAAAAAAGCAAAAGAAGACTCAGCCAGGCAGCCCTGGAAACCCTCGCCATTATCGCCTACAAGCAGCCGATTACAAAACCGGAACTTGAGGCCATAAGAGGCGTAAATTCAGATTATATTCTGAATATGCTCCTTGAAAAAAACCTGATTACAATTACAGGCCGCTCCGAGTCTATTGGCCGGCCTCTTCTATACGGTACTACGGATGAATTCCTGAAGTATTTCGGGCTCTTTAACATAAGCGACCTCCCGAAACCCCGTGAAATTGAGGAAATTATGAAGGATCAGGACTTTATTGAACAAAAACAGAAAATTATGATGAACGCTATCGAAGAAAACCTCGAAAACAGCGTTCGGGAACCGGATAATGACGATGAGACTGAATAG
- a CDS encoding TonB-dependent receptor, translated as MKNKSTFMFLRMRLLVVMGLVLVAMNSFVFAANGKITGRVTDKETGEPLPAATVVITHMVAADGKEVPLPKTMGAATDADGYYFIMNVQPGVYTLSSSIIGYTPTVQKGVRVELDRTITANFQLSSTSIQTEQITVVAPREIIKQDVSGTQEVVASARIEQMPVLRLDEFMGRIKGVELVSNSEGNGLSVRGGNIRETDVRLDGMSLQDPRSGNSYIALNSTTIQQVQVLTGGFEAKYGGIQSGLLNVVTKDGQRERYTVSLKMDVAPAGQRRYFGTDPYSDSSWIYKVYAGQYAMNGVSKADSAVVPRDFWNFPGWNKVRTNAATKKDLGMFTADQLRELWLAQHPKYGYQNKPDYYFEGSITGPVPGEWIPLYGEFAKRSTFLFGFKYENSQFAFPLGGRDHYLDWNGQLKVTTQLQDNMRLSVNGMYAKVASLSGGSRTSFGGALSDQAQSFGFLNSTESSVKSQAALLGGASSDQLFNQSRLQFFDQKYIVGGARLTHTLSDKAFYTLDFQAGYTDQNLQPFRADTSNPNFWYTMYSAATKKYYRFPLPMYGSPNASTNFGADPLGTYKLYGGAQRVDSSYTTTFQLKGDFTAQLGRHNQLDAGFSARLEDFFVYTGTWFQSQLAYTPDTWQYLKSNPLQVGLYVQDKLEFEGMILNGGFRVDYFNPFKKGFQVGFPESEEYARLMNEIYPSLPGDAQGYERWLAFRDLIANPPGWPRTDNDVQVYLSPRLGVSFPITEDSKMYFNYGTFYQRQPMAFLYDTYTVLGGVTVPTPGLKMEKTTSYEFGYEQMVFSDIIANITAYYKDISNRALARQYVNWYEDNNVTEYVPDGYKDVRGVELRIEKSVGRFVTFNAMYDYMVASSGQSGLSTIYENLVKYRELATRSASVYTSDPLPRANANLNLHTPSDLGEGLYGLNYLIGDLYADFFFEWRSGGRTLLNGSELDRSLWVYADNVNYWNIDFRASKAFNTSFGSLELVFTVKNLTNNKWLNTSNMTQNQYNDYKNSLKTPDKGGTDKWGQWKSDDNHINTGWLEAPIFLNPRRILLGLRINI; from the coding sequence ATGAAAAACAAATCTACTTTTATGTTCTTAAGGATGAGACTGCTGGTGGTTATGGGACTAGTTCTTGTAGCCATGAACAGCTTTGTCTTTGCCGCCAACGGCAAGATCACCGGCCGAGTCACTGACAAGGAAACCGGTGAACCTCTGCCGGCCGCAACTGTTGTCATTACGCATATGGTTGCTGCCGATGGAAAGGAAGTTCCCCTTCCTAAGACAATGGGCGCCGCAACAGACGCCGACGGATATTATTTCATTATGAATGTTCAGCCCGGTGTTTACACACTGAGCTCGAGCATTATCGGTTACACCCCTACAGTCCAGAAAGGTGTAAGAGTTGAACTGGACCGTACGATTACAGCAAACTTTCAGCTCAGTTCCACCTCAATTCAGACTGAGCAGATTACTGTTGTAGCCCCGAGGGAAATCATCAAGCAGGACGTTTCTGGCACACAGGAAGTTGTTGCATCGGCAAGGATTGAGCAGATGCCAGTCTTAAGGCTTGATGAGTTCATGGGAAGAATAAAAGGTGTTGAACTTGTAAGCAACTCTGAGGGTAACGGTCTCAGCGTCAGAGGCGGTAATATCAGGGAGACTGATGTACGCCTGGACGGAATGTCGCTTCAGGATCCGCGCTCCGGAAACTCGTACATTGCGCTGAATTCAACAACAATTCAGCAGGTACAGGTTTTAACGGGCGGTTTTGAAGCAAAATACGGAGGCATACAGTCGGGTCTTCTTAACGTTGTTACCAAAGACGGCCAGCGTGAACGTTATACGGTATCCCTGAAGATGGACGTTGCCCCGGCAGGACAGAGAAGATATTTCGGAACTGATCCTTACAGCGACTCGTCATGGATTTACAAGGTTTATGCCGGTCAGTATGCCATGAACGGAGTATCGAAGGCGGATTCAGCCGTTGTGCCCCGTGACTTCTGGAATTTCCCTGGCTGGAATAAGGTAAGGACCAATGCCGCCACGAAAAAGGATTTAGGCATGTTCACAGCCGACCAGCTGCGTGAGCTGTGGTTAGCACAGCATCCGAAGTATGGCTATCAGAACAAGCCCGACTACTACTTTGAAGGAAGCATTACGGGCCCTGTTCCCGGAGAGTGGATTCCTCTTTATGGTGAATTTGCAAAAAGGAGCACCTTCCTTTTCGGCTTTAAGTACGAGAATTCGCAGTTTGCATTCCCGCTTGGCGGACGAGATCATTATCTCGACTGGAACGGGCAGTTAAAAGTAACCACACAGCTGCAGGATAACATGCGCCTGTCGGTTAACGGAATGTATGCCAAGGTTGCATCATTAAGCGGCGGCAGCCGTACGAGTTTCGGCGGCGCCTTAAGTGACCAGGCCCAAAGTTTTGGGTTCCTTAACAGCACTGAAAGCTCAGTTAAGAGCCAGGCTGCACTTTTAGGCGGCGCAAGCAGCGATCAGCTCTTCAACCAGAGCAGGCTGCAGTTCTTTGACCAGAAATATATTGTTGGCGGAGCACGCCTGACGCACACGCTTTCTGACAAGGCATTTTATACACTTGATTTCCAGGCGGGGTATACAGATCAGAACCTTCAGCCTTTCAGGGCTGATACGAGCAACCCGAATTTCTGGTACACAATGTACAGCGCTGCCACGAAAAAGTATTACCGCTTCCCACTTCCTATGTATGGAAGCCCGAATGCATCTACAAACTTTGGTGCCGACCCGCTTGGCACGTATAAATTATACGGAGGTGCACAGAGAGTGGATTCATCTTATACGACCACTTTCCAGTTAAAGGGCGACTTTACCGCACAGCTTGGGCGTCATAACCAGCTGGATGCAGGTTTTTCGGCACGTTTGGAAGATTTCTTCGTATACACAGGTACCTGGTTCCAGAGCCAGCTTGCTTATACGCCTGACACCTGGCAGTACCTGAAATCGAATCCATTGCAGGTTGGCCTTTATGTTCAGGACAAACTTGAATTTGAAGGTATGATCCTCAACGGAGGTTTCAGAGTTGACTATTTCAACCCATTTAAGAAAGGTTTCCAGGTAGGTTTTCCTGAAAGCGAGGAATATGCCCGCCTGATGAATGAGATATACCCAAGCCTACCGGGAGATGCGCAGGGCTATGAACGCTGGCTTGCATTCAGGGATTTAATTGCAAATCCTCCGGGATGGCCAAGAACTGATAATGACGTTCAGGTATACCTCTCGCCGAGGCTTGGTGTTTCATTCCCGATTACTGAAGACAGCAAGATGTACTTCAACTACGGAACTTTTTATCAGAGACAGCCGATGGCCTTCCTGTATGACACTTATACGGTGCTTGGCGGCGTAACAGTTCCCACACCGGGACTTAAGATGGAAAAGACGACTTCTTATGAGTTCGGCTACGAACAGATGGTATTCTCAGATATAATAGCAAACATTACGGCTTACTATAAAGATATCAGCAACCGTGCTCTTGCGCGCCAGTATGTAAACTGGTATGAAGACAACAACGTTACAGAGTATGTACCTGACGGATACAAGGATGTTAGAGGCGTTGAACTGCGCATTGAAAAATCTGTTGGAAGGTTCGTGACATTCAACGCAATGTACGACTATATGGTTGCAAGTTCAGGACAGTCGGGACTTTCGACAATTTATGAAAATCTTGTCAAGTACAGAGAACTTGCCACACGTTCAGCATCAGTTTACACCTCAGATCCTCTTCCGAGGGCAAACGCAAACCTGAACCTGCATACACCTTCTGATCTTGGAGAAGGGTTATACGGCTTAAATTACCTGATTGGTGATTTGTATGCCGATTTCTTCTTCGAATGGCGTTCAGGCGGAAGGACACTCTTAAACGGATCGGAGCTGGACCGCAGTCTCTGGGTTTATGCTGATAACGTTAACTACTGGAATATTGATTTCCGTGCTTCCAAGGCGTTCAACACATCATTCGGAAGTCTGGAGCTGGTATTCACCGTGAAGAACCTGACAAACAACAAATGGCTCAACACGTCGAACATGACACAGAACCAGTATAACGATTATAAGAATTCACTTAAGACTCCGGACAAAGGAGGCACAGACAAGTGGGGCCAGTGGAAGTCAGACGATAATCACATAAATACCGGCTGGCTTGAAGCGCCGATATTCCTTAATCCAAGAAGAATTTTATTAGGCCTCCGTATAAACATTTAA
- the amrB gene encoding AmmeMemoRadiSam system protein B has protein sequence MKYLYLLFFSVTVSGFIMAQEVRPVRDEVGFCWTKGETDELINYLSSKDDNKKEETAEGLIGGISPHDDFLFAGGVYYPLFKLLKAKEVIIFGVTHGTVRKEIGDPKNQLLLDDYKFWKGPYGNVEVAGLREVIKSNLKPEYISVNDKAHTLEHSIEALVPFLQHFNPGVKITPIMVTQMPYETMDKISSELSGIIADYIKKNNLTVGKDIAFLVSSDATHYGKDFNFAPYGEDEQAHKTATERDLFVAKTNLNKTLDLEAVNALNSELTREQDPKYQSPTWCGKFSVPFGLLTTVKTLEKLGLKASGKVLGYSDTWTEGVMPIKRTNMGITAPFSLKHWCGHLSAGIYLNQ, from the coding sequence ATGAAATATCTTTACCTTTTATTCTTTTCAGTAACAGTTTCAGGTTTTATTATGGCACAGGAAGTAAGGCCGGTAAGAGATGAAGTCGGTTTCTGCTGGACAAAGGGGGAAACGGATGAGCTCATAAACTACCTTTCAAGTAAGGATGATAATAAGAAGGAAGAGACAGCGGAAGGCCTGATAGGAGGCATTTCGCCTCATGACGATTTCCTTTTTGCGGGAGGCGTCTACTACCCTCTTTTCAAGTTGCTTAAGGCGAAGGAAGTAATAATTTTCGGCGTAACGCACGGAACGGTAAGAAAGGAAATAGGAGATCCGAAGAACCAGCTCTTGCTTGATGACTATAAATTCTGGAAAGGACCCTACGGCAACGTGGAAGTTGCGGGTTTAAGAGAAGTGATTAAAAGCAATCTTAAGCCGGAGTACATCAGCGTTAACGACAAAGCGCACACACTTGAGCATTCAATTGAAGCTCTTGTCCCCTTTCTTCAGCACTTCAATCCCGGAGTAAAGATCACGCCCATTATGGTAACACAGATGCCGTATGAAACGATGGACAAGATAAGCAGCGAGCTTTCAGGAATAATTGCCGATTACATTAAGAAGAACAATCTTACGGTTGGAAAAGACATAGCTTTTCTAGTTTCTTCGGATGCCACGCATTACGGGAAGGATTTCAATTTTGCGCCGTATGGGGAAGATGAGCAGGCGCATAAGACCGCAACAGAGAGGGACTTATTTGTTGCAAAAACAAATCTGAATAAGACACTGGACCTCGAGGCGGTAAACGCGTTAAACAGTGAACTTACCAGGGAGCAGGACCCGAAATATCAATCGCCTACATGGTGCGGAAAGTTTTCAGTCCCCTTCGGACTTCTTACAACGGTTAAGACGCTTGAAAAGCTGGGTCTTAAGGCCTCAGGAAAGGTCTTAGGGTATTCAGATACATGGACCGAAGGCGTAATGCCAATTAAACGTACAAACATGGGGATAACGGCCCCGTTTTCCCTCAAGCACTGGTGCGGCCATCTTTCGGCGGGAATATATTTAAATCAATAA
- the tnpA gene encoding IS200/IS605 family transposase, with product MANTYSQIYIHIVHSTMGREPLISPEMKDELCRYITGIITQRGQKLISINCVVDHIHYFIGLHPNVNVSDIVRDVKHFSSKFINEKNLCNGPFRWQDGFGAFSYSHSQIPEVSRYIEHQEEHHKKQSFHDEYVRMLEAFGIKFDPKYLLG from the coding sequence ATGGCAAACACGTATTCACAGATCTACATTCACATCGTTCATTCCACAATGGGTAGAGAACCCTTGATCAGTCCTGAAATGAAGGATGAACTATGCCGTTACATTACGGGCATTATCACGCAAAGAGGTCAGAAGTTGATCTCAATTAACTGTGTAGTGGACCATATTCACTATTTCATAGGACTTCATCCTAATGTGAATGTCTCTGACATAGTAAGGGATGTAAAACATTTCTCTTCAAAGTTTATCAATGAGAAAAATCTATGTAATGGCCCCTTCAGGTGGCAGGACGGCTTTGGTGCATTCTCATATTCACACTCCCAGATTCCCGAGGTCTCCAGGTACATTGAACACCAGGAGGAGCACCACAAAAAGCAGTCATTTCATGACGAATACGTCAGAATGCTTGAGGCTTTTGGGATAAAATTCGATCCTAAATATCTCTTAGGGTAG
- the mnmA gene encoding tRNA 2-thiouridine(34) synthase MnmA, translated as MSKGRVIVAMSGGVDSSVAAALLHNDGYEVIGITMKTWGFMEVGGAPKHESGCCSLDAIYDAKNVASIMGFPHYTVDFTKAFEDAVIDNFVDEYLHGRTPNPCVICNRKIKWEELLKKADALDAEFVATGHYANVEFNPQSGRYCLKNSKDNGKDQTYALWGLTQESLKRTIFPLGMYNKSEVRSLAQKFSLKTASKPDSQEICFVADNNYERFLREKAPDVVNNIGKGDILLNGKKIGEHRGIPFYTVGQRKGLGIALGKPAYVTKIDYNNNTIEIGDKSDLMQQNLLAEDVNYVSMSNLRPGSTVICKIRYSDKGSLAEVISAGQNNFELKFNTAKSAITPGQSAVIYDEQGYVIAGGIINKGF; from the coding sequence GTGTCCAAAGGCAGAGTAATTGTGGCTATGTCGGGCGGAGTGGATTCTTCGGTTGCAGCGGCTTTATTGCATAACGACGGCTATGAGGTAATTGGAATTACAATGAAAACCTGGGGCTTTATGGAAGTAGGCGGGGCCCCGAAGCATGAATCGGGCTGCTGCTCGCTTGATGCAATTTATGACGCTAAAAACGTTGCCTCTATAATGGGATTCCCCCATTATACGGTGGATTTTACTAAGGCGTTCGAGGATGCCGTTATAGACAACTTTGTCGATGAGTACCTCCACGGCAGAACCCCTAACCCATGCGTCATCTGCAACAGGAAAATTAAATGGGAGGAGCTCCTTAAAAAAGCCGATGCCCTGGACGCTGAATTCGTGGCTACGGGCCATTATGCCAACGTTGAGTTTAATCCGCAGTCAGGACGCTACTGCCTGAAAAACTCCAAAGATAACGGCAAGGACCAGACCTACGCACTCTGGGGACTTACACAGGAAAGCCTTAAAAGAACAATTTTCCCGCTCGGGATGTATAACAAAAGCGAGGTCAGAAGCCTGGCCCAAAAATTCAGCCTTAAGACGGCTTCAAAACCCGACAGCCAGGAGATCTGCTTCGTGGCTGATAATAATTATGAGAGGTTCTTAAGAGAAAAAGCCCCAGATGTTGTTAACAATATCGGGAAAGGGGATATTTTATTAAACGGCAAAAAAATCGGCGAACACCGCGGAATCCCTTTTTATACCGTGGGACAGAGAAAAGGCCTCGGCATCGCCCTCGGTAAACCGGCTTATGTTACTAAAATAGACTATAACAATAATACAATTGAAATAGGGGATAAAAGTGACCTCATGCAGCAGAACCTTCTGGCTGAAGATGTTAATTATGTCTCCATGAGTAACCTTAGGCCCGGAAGCACGGTTATCTGCAAGATCAGGTATTCCGACAAGGGCTCACTGGCAGAAGTAATTTCTGCCGGTCAGAACAATTTTGAACTGAAGTTTAACACGGCCAAAAGCGCCATTACGCCGGGACAGTCCGCAGTCATCTACGACGAACAGGGCTACGTCATTGCAGGCGGAATAATAAATAAGGGGTTTTAA
- the trpS gene encoding tryptophan--tRNA ligase — protein sequence MPKKRILSGMRPTGKLHLGNYVGALENWVKIQNDYENFYLVADYHMLTTDLNTDPIAQNTRDMVIDWLAAGLDPVKSPFFRQSKIKEHTELFLLLSMLITTARLERNPTLKEQVRDLNVESLVFGHLGYTVLQAADIMLYKGEVVPVGEDQVPHVEITRELARRFNLQFGQTFPEPEALLTSFSRLPGLDGVAKMSKSLSNAIYLSDTPDVVTAKMKKAVTDPLKVRKGDPGRPDICVVYMYHQKFNTPEATSEVEAGCRSGALGCVDCKMRAAHRINEMLTPILEKRRHYEENPSEVEDILLNGEKRAKAVAESTMQEVHEKMKLG from the coding sequence ATGCCGAAAAAGAGAATCTTAAGCGGAATGCGCCCAACAGGTAAGCTTCACCTTGGAAATTACGTCGGAGCGCTTGAAAACTGGGTGAAAATACAGAATGATTATGAAAATTTCTACCTTGTGGCAGATTACCATATGCTCACTACAGACCTTAATACAGATCCAATTGCTCAGAATACACGGGATATGGTTATAGACTGGCTTGCTGCGGGCCTGGATCCTGTTAAAAGTCCCTTTTTCAGGCAGTCAAAAATTAAAGAGCATACTGAACTGTTCCTGCTATTGTCAATGCTCATTACAACTGCCCGCCTGGAAAGAAACCCTACTCTGAAAGAACAGGTTAGGGACTTAAATGTGGAAAGCTTGGTCTTTGGACACTTGGGCTACACGGTGCTCCAGGCTGCGGACATCATGCTCTATAAAGGGGAAGTCGTCCCTGTAGGCGAAGACCAGGTGCCTCACGTTGAAATTACACGCGAACTCGCAAGACGCTTTAACCTTCAGTTCGGACAGACGTTCCCGGAACCCGAGGCGCTGCTTACCAGCTTTTCAAGGCTCCCCGGCCTGGACGGCGTGGCTAAGATGAGCAAGTCCTTAAGTAATGCAATTTACCTCTCTGACACCCCGGACGTTGTAACGGCAAAAATGAAAAAAGCCGTAACAGACCCCTTGAAAGTTAGAAAAGGCGACCCCGGACGCCCGGATATATGCGTCGTCTATATGTACCACCAGAAATTTAATACCCCTGAGGCTACATCTGAGGTTGAGGCTGGCTGCCGCTCCGGCGCCCTTGGATGCGTCGACTGCAAGATGAGAGCCGCGCACAGGATAAATGAGATGCTTACACCGATTCTTGAAAAAAGACGGCACTACGAGGAAAACCCCTCAGAAGTAGAGGATATTCTCCTCAATGGCGAAAAACGCGCCAAAGCCGTCGCCGAAAGTACTATGCAGGAAGTACACGAAAAAATGAAATTAGGTTAA
- a CDS encoding HNH endonuclease, with protein sequence MILNKAQMVANKDHKMINSAYNSFPWPSVIRLNRYVQMPYKKVILSRRNILKRDMYKCAYCGRSDLPLTVDHIIPRARGGEDNWENLITACIVCNNRKGNRTPEEANLVLRMKPYKPNHIMFMTASVSKMEESWKPYLFQS encoded by the coding sequence ATGATCCTTAATAAGGCACAGATGGTTGCAAATAAGGACCATAAAATGATCAATAGCGCCTATAACTCTTTCCCGTGGCCCAGCGTGATACGTCTGAACAGGTATGTTCAGATGCCTTATAAGAAAGTTATCCTTTCCCGGAGAAATATACTGAAAAGGGACATGTATAAATGCGCCTACTGCGGCAGAAGCGACCTTCCGCTTACGGTGGACCATATTATACCGAGAGCCAGGGGAGGTGAGGATAACTGGGAAAACCTCATTACGGCTTGCATAGTCTGCAATAACCGTAAGGGCAACAGAACTCCCGAGGAGGCTAACCTGGTCCTGCGCATGAAACCCTATAAACCAAACCACATCATGTTTATGACTGCTTCGGTCAGTAAAATGGAAGAATCTTGGAAGCCTTATCTCTTCCAGTCCTGA
- a CDS encoding PorV/PorQ family protein produces MTKITLRALVILLLAGQSNAQIEKKAQSGFRFLENPVSAEAVGRGTTGIMTTLNSNSIFWNPALLGLVESNVDVNLNYTKFIADINYNAASASVKLGDFGVLGFSLLYMDYGTFYGTVSMGDAYVETGTFSPQAYSIGMAFSQKLTDRFSYGVHLKYFYQNLGDAVVALKGNDLADTNLVLGKKHYDSGKFNLPIAADVGAWYDFQYHGIKFGASLQNISKEYHYDAEDFPLPFAINFGATVEPLGFFDFNNPDHNLVVSVESRHPRDFGEKLKIGAEYTYIKNFVLRAGYMTNYDGRDFTFGAGVRQEISGVPFRIDYAYEPWDVFGGVHFITIGVSY; encoded by the coding sequence ATGACTAAAATAACTCTGAGAGCGCTTGTTATCCTGCTTTTGGCAGGACAATCAAACGCCCAGATTGAAAAGAAAGCACAGTCCGGCTTCAGATTTTTGGAGAACCCTGTCTCGGCAGAAGCCGTTGGACGCGGAACCACAGGAATTATGACCACCTTAAATTCAAACAGCATCTTCTGGAACCCGGCACTATTGGGGCTGGTGGAATCCAACGTGGATGTTAACCTGAACTATACAAAGTTTATTGCCGATATCAACTACAATGCAGCTTCGGCTTCAGTGAAACTTGGTGATTTCGGGGTACTTGGCTTCAGCCTTCTCTATATGGATTACGGTACTTTTTACGGGACCGTTAGTATGGGCGATGCCTATGTGGAGACCGGTACATTTTCGCCTCAGGCATATTCCATAGGCATGGCTTTTTCGCAGAAGCTGACGGACAGGTTTTCCTATGGCGTTCACCTGAAATATTTCTACCAGAACCTTGGCGATGCAGTTGTGGCGTTGAAAGGTAACGATCTGGCCGATACAAATCTGGTACTAGGGAAAAAGCATTACGACAGCGGGAAGTTTAACCTTCCTATTGCAGCTGACGTTGGTGCCTGGTATGATTTCCAGTATCACGGAATAAAATTCGGCGCAAGCCTGCAGAATATTTCGAAGGAGTACCATTACGACGCAGAGGATTTTCCTCTTCCGTTTGCTATTAACTTCGGAGCCACGGTTGAACCTCTCGGGTTCTTCGACTTCAACAACCCCGATCATAACCTGGTAGTCAGTGTTGAATCGCGCCACCCGAGGGATTTCGGTGAAAAGCTGAAGATTGGTGCCGAATACACGTATATCAAGAACTTTGTTTTAAGGGCAGGATATATGACAAATTACGACGGCCGTGATTTTACCTTTGGTGCCGGCGTAAGGCAGGAGATCTCAGGAGTTCCCTTCCGCATCGATTACGCGTATGAACCTTGGGATGTTTTTGGAGGAGTTCACTTCATAACAATTGGTGTTTCTTACTAA
- a CDS encoding rRNA pseudouridine synthase has product MRLNRYLSECGLGSRRKVEEFILQGRVEINGKTIDQLAYNVEPGKDAVTFDGEKVKPQLKAYYLLNKPKGFVTTTSDEKNRRTVMELIKSNIKVFPVGRLDYNTTGVLILTNDGDFTNYLLHPNNKVRRVYRAVIDRPLEVKDKEKMLKGLFLDGRRGRFEEIIVTKKSTIINVTAIEGRNHFVKKMFQTLGYNVVELSRINYGGITLGDLPLGGWRELTAAEINSITKKYEKL; this is encoded by the coding sequence ATGAGACTGAATAGATATTTGTCGGAATGCGGACTGGGCTCCAGACGCAAAGTGGAGGAATTTATCCTCCAGGGCAGAGTTGAAATTAATGGCAAAACCATAGACCAGCTTGCCTATAACGTGGAACCCGGCAAGGATGCCGTTACCTTTGACGGCGAAAAGGTAAAACCTCAGCTGAAGGCCTATTACCTCCTTAATAAGCCCAAGGGCTTTGTCACTACTACAAGCGACGAGAAAAACAGGAGAACCGTAATGGAGCTCATTAAAAGCAATATAAAGGTTTTTCCTGTCGGACGCCTCGACTATAATACAACGGGCGTACTGATCTTGACAAATGACGGCGATTTTACTAACTATCTTCTGCACCCGAATAATAAGGTAAGAAGAGTCTACAGGGCAGTTATCGACAGGCCGCTAGAGGTTAAGGATAAGGAGAAAATGCTCAAAGGCCTGTTCCTGGATGGGAGAAGAGGAAGATTTGAAGAGATAATCGTAACCAAAAAAAGTACTATTATTAACGTTACTGCTATCGAAGGAAGAAACCATTTCGTAAAGAAAATGTTCCAGACTCTTGGATATAACGTTGTCGAACTCTCCAGAATAAATTATGGCGGAATTACTCTGGGCGACCTGCCGCTGGGAGGCTGGCGCGAACTGACGGCAGCGGAAATAAATAGTATTACAAAAAAATATGAGAAACTTTAA
- a CDS encoding segregation/condensation protein A: MYKIKLQQFEGPLDLLLFFIKRDELDIYDIPISKITGDFFEYMNMIKALDLEVAGDFILMATTLMQIKVRMLLPREVDEKGDEIDPRDDLVKALLEYKRYKEMTEELSYLESNQRKLSYRGNFDADYRVAPPEFGTLLKNVTLYDLLKAFKNALMDKPKEPVHEIKKIPVTIEEQINYIQSRIEHEKKLSFIVLVSDMREKIKIVVTFIALLEMIKMGKLGLHVSENFNDFVIYNLADGENL, translated from the coding sequence TTGTATAAGATAAAACTACAACAGTTTGAAGGCCCTCTCGACCTCCTCTTATTCTTTATTAAAAGAGATGAGCTGGATATTTACGATATCCCTATCTCTAAGATTACAGGGGACTTCTTTGAGTATATGAACATGATTAAAGCCCTCGACCTTGAAGTGGCCGGGGACTTTATTCTCATGGCCACTACTCTCATGCAGATTAAGGTCAGAATGCTTCTTCCAAGGGAAGTCGATGAAAAGGGAGATGAGATAGACCCGAGAGACGACCTCGTGAAGGCTCTGCTCGAATACAAACGCTACAAGGAAATGACCGAGGAACTCTCATACCTGGAGTCTAATCAGAGAAAACTTAGCTACAGGGGGAATTTTGACGCCGATTATAGGGTTGCTCCTCCGGAATTCGGCACTTTGCTTAAAAATGTTACGCTCTACGACCTCCTGAAGGCCTTTAAGAACGCCCTTATGGATAAACCGAAGGAACCGGTACATGAAATTAAGAAAATCCCGGTTACAATTGAAGAGCAGATTAATTATATCCAGTCCAGAATTGAACACGAAAAAAAACTGAGCTTTATCGTTCTCGTAAGCGATATGCGGGAAAAGATTAAGATCGTCGTTACATTTATTGCTTTGCTGGAAATGATTAAAATGGGTAAATTAGGGCTTCACGTATCTGAAAATTTTAACGATTTTGTAATTTATAATCTGGCTGATGGAGAAAATTTATAA